One segment of Rhodanobacter thiooxydans DNA contains the following:
- a CDS encoding ABC transporter ATP-binding protein: MLKMTHLSKVYRTEVVETYALRDFNIDVKEGEFVAVTGPSGSGKTTFLTIAGLLETFSGGEYHLDGIEVSNLNDNARSKIRNEKIGFIFQAFNLIPDLNVFDNIEVPLRYRGMKAAERKQRIMESLERVGLASRAKHYPAELSGGQQQRVAIARALAGSPRLLLADEPTGNLDTQMARGVLELLEDIHREGATIVMVTHDPELAARAQRNVHIIDGQVVDLSEDPRFHTMHAVEADEAHG; the protein is encoded by the coding sequence ATGCTGAAGATGACCCACCTGTCCAAGGTCTACCGCACCGAAGTGGTGGAGACCTATGCGCTGCGCGATTTCAACATCGACGTGAAAGAGGGCGAGTTCGTCGCCGTCACCGGCCCGTCCGGCTCCGGCAAGACCACCTTTCTGACCATCGCCGGACTGCTGGAAACCTTCTCGGGTGGCGAGTACCACCTGGACGGCATCGAGGTGAGCAACCTCAACGACAACGCCCGCTCGAAGATCCGCAACGAGAAGATCGGCTTCATCTTCCAGGCGTTCAACCTGATCCCCGACCTCAACGTGTTCGACAACATCGAGGTGCCGCTGCGCTACCGCGGCATGAAAGCGGCCGAGCGCAAGCAGCGCATCATGGAGTCGCTGGAGCGTGTCGGCCTGGCCTCGCGCGCCAAGCACTATCCGGCCGAACTTTCCGGCGGCCAGCAGCAGCGCGTGGCGATCGCCCGCGCGCTGGCCGGCTCGCCGCGCCTGCTGCTGGCGGACGAACCGACCGGCAACCTGGACACCCAGATGGCGCGCGGCGTGCTCGAGCTGCTGGAGGACATCCATCGCGAAGGCGCCACCATCGTGATGGTCACGCACGACCCGGAACTGGCCGCCCGCGCCCAGCGCAACGTGCACATCATCGACGGCCAGGTGGTGGACCTGTCGGAGGACCCGCGTTTCCACACCATGCACGCGGTCGAGGCCGACGAGGCGCATGGCTGA
- a CDS encoding ABC transporter permease, with translation MLAYYLQLGLRSLRRNPALTTLMVMAIGFGVAASMITWSVFRAVSGNPIPGKSSQLFTPQVDGWGPQQNLKGEPAEALGYVDAMALLRALQAKRQTLLYPVQLSVMPGGNRELPLNANGYAVTADFFGMFEVPFRYGRGWAAQDDDARASDVVISSELNQKLFGGADSVGRTLGLGGHDFRIVGVASHWNPRPRFYDLFSTSGFADEPDIYMVFNRALDLQMRTGGRNSCRGSISYTSWQGYLQSNCVWLTPWVELDSPAEVTRYRAFLENYAADQQRAGRFGWAANVRLRDVTQWLDYEHVVPPESRIALVVALGFFLICLVNTIGLLLAKFMRRAGEIGVRRALGATRGEIYTQYLVEAGTVGLAGGVLGLLFTAVGVSGVGILFQPEIARLARLDLSLVGLTFVVAILATVAAAFYPAWRAAHVQPAWQLKSS, from the coding sequence ATGCTTGCCTACTACCTCCAACTCGGCCTGCGCAGCCTGCGGCGCAACCCCGCGCTCACCACCTTGATGGTGATGGCGATCGGCTTCGGCGTGGCCGCGTCGATGATCACCTGGTCGGTGTTCCGCGCGGTGTCGGGCAACCCGATCCCGGGCAAGTCCTCGCAGCTGTTCACGCCGCAGGTGGACGGCTGGGGGCCGCAGCAGAACCTGAAGGGCGAGCCGGCGGAAGCGCTGGGTTACGTCGACGCGATGGCGCTGCTGCGTGCGCTTCAGGCAAAGCGCCAGACCCTGCTGTATCCGGTGCAGCTGTCGGTGATGCCGGGAGGCAACCGCGAGCTTCCGCTGAACGCCAACGGCTACGCCGTCACCGCCGATTTCTTCGGCATGTTCGAGGTGCCGTTTCGCTACGGCAGGGGCTGGGCCGCGCAGGACGACGACGCGCGGGCCAGCGACGTGGTCATCAGCAGCGAGCTCAACCAGAAGCTGTTCGGCGGCGCCGACAGCGTGGGGCGCACGCTCGGGCTGGGCGGCCATGACTTCCGCATCGTGGGCGTCGCCAGCCACTGGAACCCGCGCCCGCGCTTCTACGACCTGTTCAGCACCAGCGGCTTCGCCGACGAGCCGGACATCTACATGGTGTTCAATCGCGCGCTGGACCTGCAGATGCGCACGGGCGGGCGCAACAGTTGCCGCGGTTCGATCAGCTACACCAGCTGGCAGGGCTACCTGCAGAGCAACTGCGTGTGGCTCACGCCGTGGGTGGAACTGGACAGCCCCGCCGAAGTCACCCGCTACCGTGCTTTCCTGGAGAACTACGCCGCCGACCAGCAGCGCGCGGGCCGCTTCGGCTGGGCCGCCAACGTGCGCCTGCGCGACGTGACGCAGTGGCTCGACTACGAGCATGTGGTGCCGCCGGAAAGCCGCATCGCGCTGGTGGTGGCACTGGGCTTCTTCCTGATCTGCCTGGTCAACACCATCGGCCTGCTGCTGGCCAAGTTCATGCGCCGCGCCGGCGAGATCGGCGTGCGCCGCGCGCTGGGCGCAACGCGCGGCGAGATCTACACGCAATACCTGGTCGAGGCCGGCACGGTGGGCCTCGCCGGCGGCGTGCTCGGCCTGCTGTTCACCGCGGTGGGCGTGTCCGGCGTGGGCATCCTGTTCCAGCCGGAGATCGCCAGGCTGGCGCGGCTCGACCTCTCGCTGGTGGGCCTGACCTTCGTGGTGGCGATCCTCGCCACCGTGGCGGCAGCGTTCTACCCGGCGTGGCGCGCAGCACACGTGCAGCCCGCCTGGCAACTGAAGTCGAGCTGA
- a CDS encoding ABC transporter permease — MHIQIRPILTALRRHKAGTLLIALQIALTLAIVCNALFIIHQRLANLSAASGVDEANVFVIQNQWAADRSTEQVDAQVRADLLALRQLPAVRNATPASGYPLRGGGWDNFVTMTPEQVKPTTDAAVYTGDEHFIDTLGLKLVAGRNFRPDEVMVMGTQQAITPPTAIVSKALADRLFPDGKALGKSFYAMGTEPSTIVGIVDPLHRQGVDQWSNGYAGQALIWPMRADDARGIYYIVRAKPGQLADAMREAPKALYAQSRLRIIEPKDGIQDYAAIRHKVYDRDRGMAILMGIISVVLLAITAAGIVGLTSFWVGQRRKQIGVRRALGARQRDILAYFLTENFLISATGVVLGAVLAVAFNLWTVTRFEMSHMSMAYVGIGMVALLLLGQGAVLAPALRASRVSPVEATRSV, encoded by the coding sequence ATGCATATCCAGATCAGGCCCATCCTCACCGCGCTGCGCCGGCACAAGGCGGGCACCCTGCTGATCGCGCTGCAGATCGCGCTGACGCTGGCCATCGTGTGCAATGCGTTGTTCATCATCCACCAGCGGCTGGCCAACCTGTCAGCGGCGAGTGGCGTGGACGAGGCGAACGTGTTCGTCATCCAGAACCAGTGGGCCGCCGACCGCTCGACGGAACAGGTCGATGCGCAGGTGCGCGCCGACCTGCTCGCGCTTCGGCAGCTGCCGGCCGTGCGCAACGCCACGCCGGCCAGCGGCTATCCGCTCAGGGGCGGCGGCTGGGACAACTTCGTCACCATGACGCCCGAGCAGGTCAAGCCGACCACGGATGCGGCGGTGTACACCGGCGACGAGCATTTCATCGACACGCTGGGCCTGAAGCTCGTCGCCGGGCGCAATTTCCGCCCTGACGAGGTGATGGTGATGGGCACCCAGCAGGCCATCACGCCGCCGACGGCGATCGTGAGCAAGGCGCTGGCCGACCGTTTGTTCCCCGACGGCAAGGCGCTGGGCAAAAGCTTCTACGCGATGGGCACCGAGCCGAGCACCATCGTCGGCATCGTCGACCCGCTGCACCGGCAGGGCGTGGACCAGTGGAGCAACGGCTATGCCGGGCAGGCGCTGATCTGGCCGATGCGGGCGGATGACGCGCGCGGGATCTACTACATCGTGCGCGCCAAACCCGGCCAGCTCGCCGACGCCATGCGCGAGGCGCCCAAGGCGTTGTACGCGCAAAGCCGCCTGCGCATCATCGAGCCGAAGGACGGCATCCAGGACTACGCCGCCATCCGTCACAAGGTCTACGATCGCGACCGCGGCATGGCGATCCTGATGGGCATCATCAGCGTGGTGCTGCTGGCGATCACCGCCGCGGGCATCGTCGGCCTCACCAGCTTCTGGGTCGGCCAGCGGCGCAAGCAGATCGGCGTGCGCCGCGCGCTGGGCGCCAGGCAGCGCGACATTCTCGCCTACTTCCTCACCGAGAACTTCCTGATCAGCGCGACGGGCGTGGTGCTGGGCGCCGTGCTGGCGGTCGCCTTCAACCTGTGGACGGTGACCCGTTTCGAGATGAGCCACATGTCGATGGCCTACGTGGGCATTGGCATGGTGGCGCTGCTCCTGCTCGGCCAGGGCGCGGTGCTTGCGCCGGCGTTGCGTGCTTCGCGCGTGTCGCCGGTGGAGGCGACGCGCTCGGTGTGA
- a CDS encoding ABC transporter permease, translating into MFSYYLELALRSLKRSPGLTALMVLAIGFGVAASMTTWSVFRAVSGDPIPWKSAQLFVPQIDNWGPNGRGSDGEPPDAMSYNEAITLMRDHRAKLQSAMYQISPSIVPADASKHPINVSGHAVYSEFFPMLDVPFLFGSGWSATDDAQRAAVVVISSKLNQKLFGGSNSVGRTVNVEGKDYRVVGVLNDWNPQPRFFDVVNSGGFSTGVEDVFVPFQRAIAVGMPNDGNTNCNAVPAESGFVGLQHSACVWIAYMAELDDAAAVTAYKQYLDGYARDMQQSGRFGWAPNNRLRDLPSWLDNQHVVPSDTKVSLLVALGLLLACLVNTTGLLLAKFLRRSGEIGVRRALGAPRLAIYAQFLVEAGIVGLSGGLLGLLLTGVGVASVGWVLPKDIAALARVDFSLLVLTLLVAVIATMLAGLYPTFRASRVQPAWQLKSN; encoded by the coding sequence ATGTTTTCCTACTACCTCGAACTGGCGTTGCGCAGCCTGAAACGCAGCCCCGGCCTCACCGCACTGATGGTGCTGGCGATCGGCTTCGGCGTGGCCGCGTCGATGACCACCTGGTCGGTGTTCCGCGCCGTGTCGGGCGATCCGATCCCGTGGAAGTCCGCGCAGTTGTTCGTGCCGCAGATCGACAACTGGGGGCCGAACGGACGCGGCAGCGACGGCGAGCCGCCGGACGCGATGTCCTACAACGAGGCGATCACCCTGATGCGCGATCACCGCGCCAAGCTGCAGTCGGCGATGTATCAGATTTCCCCGTCGATCGTGCCGGCGGATGCCAGCAAGCATCCGATCAACGTCAGCGGCCATGCGGTCTACAGCGAATTTTTCCCGATGCTGGACGTGCCGTTCCTGTTCGGCAGCGGCTGGAGCGCCACCGACGACGCGCAACGCGCCGCCGTGGTGGTGATCAGCAGCAAGCTCAACCAGAAGCTGTTCGGTGGCAGCAACAGCGTGGGCAGGACGGTCAACGTCGAGGGCAAGGACTATCGCGTGGTTGGCGTGCTGAACGACTGGAATCCGCAGCCGCGTTTCTTCGACGTGGTCAACAGCGGCGGCTTCTCCACCGGTGTCGAGGATGTGTTTGTGCCGTTCCAGCGCGCCATCGCGGTTGGCATGCCGAACGACGGCAATACCAATTGCAACGCGGTGCCGGCCGAATCGGGATTCGTCGGCCTGCAGCACTCCGCTTGCGTGTGGATTGCCTACATGGCCGAACTGGACGACGCGGCTGCGGTGACGGCTTACAAGCAGTATCTCGACGGTTATGCGCGCGACATGCAGCAGTCCGGCCGCTTTGGCTGGGCGCCGAACAACCGCCTGCGCGACCTGCCGTCATGGCTGGACAACCAGCATGTCGTGCCCAGCGATACCAAGGTATCGCTGCTGGTGGCGCTGGGCCTGCTGCTGGCATGCCTGGTCAACACGACCGGCCTGCTGCTGGCGAAGTTCCTGCGTCGCAGCGGCGAGATCGGCGTACGCCGCGCACTGGGTGCGCCGCGCCTGGCGATCTATGCGCAGTTCCTGGTCGAGGCCGGCATTGTCGGACTGAGCGGGGGCTTGCTTGGCTTGCTGCTGACCGGTGTCGGGGTGGCCAGCGTGGGCTGGGTGTTGCCGAAGGACATCGCCGCACTGGCGCGGGTCGACTTCTCGCTGCTCGTGCTCACGCTGCTGGTGGCCGTCATCGCGACCATGCTGGCCGGGCTCTATCCCACTTTCCGCGCCTCGCGCGTGCAGCCGGCGTGGCAGCTCAAGTCCAATTAG
- a CDS encoding ABC transporter permease — MTLHPILAALRKHKAGVVLISLQIALTLAIVCNAVFIIGQRVERVNRPTGLDENDLFLVSQQWVGAPSGDDPAGVEKLDVMQREDLAALRNLPDVASVAPSNSIPLLNSSWTGALSLKPDQKFEKGITRTAYYFTDEHALATLGLRLVSGRAFTAADVQHQGARDQRNRPIVIVTQALADKLFPQGGAVGKVVYTDGSSAPSTVIGVVARLQTPSTGSFGNDFAWNSTLVPARLDANFARYVVRAKPGRRDAAMHAVPAALYAVNPMRVLDDDSVKSFTDIRASAYRADVGMAILMGVVCLILLCVTAAGIVGLTSFWVGQRHRQIGVRRALGARKVDILHYFQIENLLIAGTGVVIGVLLAVGLNMWLMSHYEMTRIPLSYVLAGVLAMLAIGQAAVFVPARRASNVPPVEATRAA, encoded by the coding sequence ATGACCCTGCATCCCATTCTTGCGGCATTGCGCAAACACAAGGCCGGCGTCGTGCTCATTTCGCTGCAGATCGCGCTGACTCTGGCGATCGTCTGCAATGCGGTGTTCATCATCGGCCAGCGTGTCGAACGGGTGAACCGGCCCACCGGCCTCGACGAGAACGATCTGTTCCTGGTCTCCCAGCAATGGGTGGGTGCGCCGAGCGGGGATGATCCGGCCGGCGTGGAAAAACTCGACGTGATGCAGCGGGAGGACCTGGCGGCGCTGCGCAACCTGCCCGACGTGGCCTCGGTGGCGCCGAGCAATTCGATACCGCTGCTCAATTCCTCGTGGACGGGTGCGTTGTCGCTCAAGCCCGATCAGAAATTTGAAAAAGGCATCACGCGTACGGCGTACTACTTCACCGACGAGCATGCCCTGGCCACGCTGGGGCTGCGCCTGGTTTCCGGCCGCGCCTTCACTGCCGCTGACGTGCAGCATCAGGGTGCCCGCGACCAGCGCAATCGTCCGATCGTGATCGTGACCCAGGCGCTGGCCGACAAGCTGTTCCCGCAAGGCGGTGCGGTAGGCAAGGTGGTCTATACCGACGGCAGCAGTGCACCGAGCACCGTCATCGGTGTGGTTGCGCGCCTGCAGACACCCAGCACCGGCAGCTTCGGCAACGATTTCGCCTGGAACTCGACCCTGGTGCCGGCCCGGCTGGATGCGAACTTTGCGCGCTATGTGGTGCGGGCCAAACCGGGCCGGCGCGATGCGGCGATGCACGCCGTGCCCGCGGCGCTGTATGCAGTGAACCCGATGCGCGTGCTCGACGACGACAGCGTCAAGTCATTCACCGATATCCGCGCCAGCGCCTACCGCGCCGACGTCGGCATGGCGATCCTGATGGGCGTGGTCTGCCTGATCCTGCTCTGCGTCACCGCCGCCGGCATCGTCGGCCTGACCAGTTTCTGGGTCGGCCAGCGGCATCGGCAGATCGGCGTGCGCCGCGCGCTGGGCGCGCGCAAGGTCGACATCCTGCACTACTTCCAGATCGAGAACCTGCTGATCGCCGGCACCGGCGTGGTAATTGGCGTGCTGCTGGCGGTGGGCCTGAACATGTGGCTGATGAGCCATTACGAGATGACCCGCATCCCGCTGTCGTACGTGCTGGCCGGCGTGCTGGCGATGCTGGCGATCGGCCAGGCCGCGGTGTTCGTGCCGGCCAGGCGTGCGTCCAACGTGCCGCCGGTGGAGGCGACGCGGGCGGCGTGA
- a CDS encoding ABC transporter permease, with product MFGYYFDLALHSLRRNKALTALMVLAIALGIGASMTTLTVLHVLSGDPLPGRSGTLYYPQVDPRDNSGIMPGQEPPQQLTEIDGFNLLHAGRADRQALMTGGAVPIQPDSAAIDPFYVEARYTTADFFAMFGAPFRYGRGWSAADDEAKARDVVISSELNERLFGGSNSVGRTLLVAGSLLRIVGVLDDWTPSPHFYDLNTGSYGYAEQVFMPLQTALDLHVDHNGSTDCWGNGTGGVGTIYPASSCVWMQFWVQLDTPAKAADYKEFLVHYSEQQKALGRFVKAPNVRLRNLMQWLAYQQVVPDDVRLQAGLAFGFLLVCLVNTVGLMLAKFLRRTGELSVRRALGASRRALFAQLLIESGVVGLVGGVGGLLLALFGLWVVRHRPSDYAALAHLDPAMLLTTFLLALGASLLAGLLPAWRACQVAPALQLKSN from the coding sequence ATGTTCGGCTACTACTTCGACCTCGCCCTGCACAGCCTCAGGCGCAACAAGGCGCTCACCGCGCTGATGGTGCTGGCGATAGCGCTGGGCATCGGCGCCAGCATGACCACGCTCACCGTGCTGCACGTGCTGTCGGGCGATCCGCTGCCGGGGCGCAGCGGCACGCTGTACTACCCGCAGGTCGATCCGCGCGACAACAGCGGCATCATGCCGGGCCAGGAGCCGCCGCAGCAGCTCACGGAGATCGACGGTTTCAACCTGCTGCATGCGGGGCGGGCGGATCGGCAGGCGCTGATGACGGGCGGCGCGGTGCCGATCCAGCCGGACTCCGCCGCGATCGATCCGTTCTACGTGGAGGCGCGCTACACCACGGCGGATTTCTTCGCGATGTTCGGGGCGCCGTTCCGCTACGGTCGCGGCTGGAGCGCGGCCGACGACGAGGCGAAGGCGCGCGATGTGGTGATCAGCAGCGAGTTGAACGAGCGCCTGTTCGGCGGCAGCAACAGCGTGGGCCGCACCTTGCTCGTGGCTGGCAGCCTGTTGCGCATCGTGGGCGTGCTCGACGACTGGACGCCCAGCCCGCACTTCTACGACCTCAATACCGGCTCCTACGGTTATGCCGAGCAAGTGTTCATGCCGCTGCAGACCGCGCTGGACCTGCACGTGGACCACAACGGTTCCACCGACTGCTGGGGCAACGGCACCGGCGGCGTGGGAACCATCTATCCCGCGTCGAGCTGCGTCTGGATGCAGTTCTGGGTGCAGCTGGACACGCCGGCCAAGGCCGCCGACTACAAGGAGTTCCTGGTCCATTACTCCGAGCAGCAGAAGGCACTCGGGCGTTTCGTGAAGGCACCGAACGTGCGCCTGCGCAACCTGATGCAGTGGCTGGCCTATCAACAAGTGGTACCCGACGACGTGCGCCTGCAGGCCGGGCTGGCCTTCGGCTTCCTGCTGGTCTGCCTGGTGAACACGGTGGGCCTGATGCTGGCGAAGTTCCTGCGTCGCACCGGCGAGCTGAGCGTGCGGCGCGCGCTGGGCGCCTCGCGGCGTGCGCTGTTCGCGCAGCTGTTGATCGAGTCGGGGGTGGTGGGGCTGGTGGGCGGCGTGGGCGGCCTGCTGCTGGCGCTGTTCGGCCTGTGGGTGGTGCGGCACCGGCCTTCCGACTATGCCGCGCTGGCGCACCTCGATCCCGCCATGCTGCTGACCACCTTCCTGCTGGCGCTGGGCGCAAGCCTGCTGGCCGGCCTGCTGCCGGCCTGGCGCGCCTGCCAGGTGGCACCCGCGCTCCAGCTGAAAAGTAATTAG
- a CDS encoding ABC transporter permease, producing MELRPILSTLRRHKITAWLLILEIALTCAIVCNAVFMIGHRLQHMHMSSGIDEHALVQIQLAQIAPTPDIFARAREDLAVLRQVPGVQAAALTNQLPMQGSSSNASLKLDPAQREPTLSAGTYFGEDIPQTMGARLVAGRNLQPDEIVNADVVVKALASGNTKALPAAVTVITQALADRLWPGQNPLGKTIYLTDQVSVRVVGVLADLARANAYNDATAHYSVVLPLFMGAGKNQSYVIRTRPQDRETVLKAAVAALKKADPQRVVTQQRTYDELRGKFFANDRAMAGILVGVIVALLVVTALGIVGLASFWVAQRRRTIGVRRALGATRGDILRYFLTENFLLAGFGIVLGMLLAYGINLFLMLHYELPRLPAIYFPVGAIVLWLIGQVAVLGPALRAAAVPPVVATRSV from the coding sequence ATGGAACTGCGACCGATACTTTCCACGCTGCGACGGCACAAGATCACCGCGTGGCTGCTGATCCTGGAGATCGCGCTGACCTGCGCGATCGTGTGCAACGCGGTGTTCATGATCGGCCACCGGCTGCAGCACATGCACATGTCCAGCGGCATCGACGAGCATGCGCTGGTGCAGATCCAGCTGGCCCAGATCGCACCCACGCCGGACATCTTCGCCCGGGCGAGGGAAGATCTTGCCGTGTTGCGACAGGTGCCGGGCGTGCAGGCGGCGGCGCTGACCAACCAGTTGCCGATGCAGGGTTCCTCGTCGAACGCCAGCCTCAAGCTGGATCCGGCGCAGCGCGAGCCCACGCTCAGCGCCGGCACCTACTTCGGCGAGGACATTCCGCAGACCATGGGCGCGCGGCTGGTGGCCGGGCGCAACCTGCAGCCGGACGAGATCGTCAATGCGGATGTGGTGGTCAAGGCACTGGCCAGCGGCAACACCAAGGCCCTGCCTGCTGCGGTCACGGTGATCACCCAGGCGCTGGCCGACCGCCTGTGGCCGGGGCAGAACCCGCTGGGCAAGACGATCTACCTCACCGACCAGGTGAGCGTGCGGGTGGTCGGCGTGCTGGCCGACCTGGCGCGTGCCAACGCCTACAACGACGCCACCGCGCATTACTCGGTCGTCCTGCCGCTGTTCATGGGCGCGGGCAAGAACCAGAGCTATGTCATCCGCACCCGGCCGCAGGATCGCGAGACGGTGCTCAAGGCCGCCGTGGCCGCGCTGAAGAAGGCCGACCCGCAACGGGTGGTGACCCAGCAGCGCACCTACGACGAACTGCGCGGGAAGTTCTTCGCCAACGACCGCGCGATGGCCGGCATCCTGGTCGGCGTGATCGTGGCGCTGCTGGTGGTTACCGCGCTGGGCATCGTCGGTCTGGCCAGCTTCTGGGTGGCGCAGCGCCGCCGCACCATCGGCGTGCGCCGTGCGTTGGGCGCCACCCGCGGCGACATCCTGCGCTACTTCCTGACCGAGAACTTCCTGCTCGCCGGCTTCGGCATCGTGTTGGGCATGCTGCTGGCCTACGGCATCAACCTGTTCCTGATGCTGCATTACGAATTGCCAAGGCTCCCGGCCATCTATTTCCCGGTGGGCGCCATCGTGTTGTGGCTGATCGGGCAAGTGGCGGTGCTGGGGCCGGCGCTGCGCGCCGCGGCGGTGCCACCGGTGGTGGCGACGCGGTCGGTGTGA